From a single Nitrospirota bacterium genomic region:
- a CDS encoding homoserine dehydrogenase: MLKEKGISVGIIGLGTVGTGTVRILLENKELLRQRLGFPINLKRIADIDIKRKRGLGLPKGILTTNVEDIIFDPEIDIVVELIGGIRFAKDLIVKAIRNKKHIVTANKALLALHGNEIFHEAGRAKVEIGYEASVAGGIPIIKVIKEGLIANRIISIYGIINGTSNYILTKMTDEGVEFKSALKEAQRLGYAEADPTLDIQGIDSAHKLAILASLSYGIPFSFDKVYTEGITKITPEDIEFGGELGYKIKLLAIVRCTDKEVELRVHPTMLPKEHLISKIDGVFNAIYVKGDAVGDTLYYGMGAGSLPTGSAVVSDIAGIAKRIMLGAKTLSPTSKKSELRIKGISEIESMYYFRFSVLDRPGVLSRISGVLGDNDISIASVIQKGRRAGGAVPVIILTHMAKEKDIIHAVKKIDKLSVVTAKTHYIRVEGGR, encoded by the coding sequence ATTTTGAAAGAAAAAGGTATCTCTGTTGGAATCATAGGCCTTGGCACTGTTGGCACAGGGACAGTAAGAATACTTCTTGAAAACAAGGAGCTACTCAGGCAGAGGCTTGGCTTTCCAATAAACCTCAAAAGGATAGCTGATATTGACATAAAAAGAAAAAGAGGGCTTGGCCTTCCAAAGGGCATACTCACAACCAATGTAGAGGATATTATCTTTGACCCTGAGATAGACATAGTGGTTGAGCTTATAGGCGGGATTCGGTTTGCAAAGGACTTAATAGTGAAGGCAATAAGAAATAAAAAGCACATCGTTACTGCGAACAAGGCACTTTTAGCACTTCATGGCAATGAGATTTTCCATGAGGCAGGCAGGGCTAAAGTTGAGATAGGCTATGAGGCATCGGTTGCAGGTGGAATCCCAATAATCAAGGTCATAAAAGAGGGGCTTATTGCAAACAGGATTATTTCCATCTATGGAATCATAAACGGCACATCGAACTATATCCTTACAAAGATGACCGATGAAGGAGTGGAGTTTAAATCTGCATTGAAAGAGGCTCAGAGGCTCGGCTATGCAGAGGCAGACCCAACATTGGATATACAGGGTATTGACTCTGCCCACAAACTCGCAATCCTTGCCTCTCTCTCATATGGCATACCCTTTTCATTCGATAAGGTTTATACAGAAGGCATAACAAAGATTACCCCAGAGGATATAGAGTTCGGAGGTGAGCTTGGCTATAAGATAAAGCTCCTTGCCATCGTTAGATGCACTGATAAGGAAGTTGAGCTAAGGGTGCATCCAACCATGCTTCCAAAGGAGCATCTTATCTCGAAGATAGACGGTGTGTTTAATGCCATTTATGTAAAAGGAGATGCAGTGGGAGATACCCTTTATTACGGAATGGGCGCAGGCAGTTTGCCAACAGGAAGCGCTGTTGTATCGGACATTGCAGGCATTGCAAAAAGGATTATGCTTGGTGCAAAAACATTGTCCCCAACCAGTAAAAAGAGCGAACTTAGGATAAAGGGAATCAGCGAAATAGAAAGTATGTATTACTTCAGGTTCTCTGTTTTAGACAGACCAGGGGTGCTTTCCCGAATATCAGGTGTCTTAGGCGATAACGACATAAGCATTGCATCAGTCATTCAAAAAGGAAGAAGGGCAGGCGGGGCTGTTCCTGTCATAATTCTTACACACATGGCAAAGGAAAAAGACATCATCCATGCGGTAAAAAAGATAGACAAGCTCTCTGTGGTCACTGCTAAAACCCATTACATAAGGGTTGAAGGTGGCAGGTAA